The Kitasatospora setae KM-6054 genome contains a region encoding:
- a CDS encoding DNA gyrase/topoisomerase IV subunit A has translation MARRSSPTPPPGDFEERILDVDVVDEMQGSFLEYAYSVIYSRALPDARDGLKPVHRRILYQANEMGLRPERGHVKCARLVGEVMGRLHPHGDASIYDAVVRLAQPFSMRLPLIDGHGNFGSLGNDDPPAAMRYTESRLTAASMSMVESIHEDTVDFGPNYDGSEQEPQVLPSAFPNLLVNGATGIAVGMATNMPPHNLAEVVAAARHLIKHPAADLETLMRFVPGPDLPTGGRIVGLSGIRDAYESGRGTFKIRATTSIENVTARRKGIVVTELPYTVGPEKVIAKIKDLVNAKKLQGIADVKDLTDREHGLRLVIEVKNGFVPEALLEQLYKLTPMEETFGINNVALVDGQPLTLGLKELLEVYVDHRFTVVKRRSDFRRRKRQDRLHLVEGLLVALVDIDEVIAVIRSSDDAGQAKDRLMERFGLSETQTAYILDTPLRRLTRFDRVELEAEQSKLLKEIAELTEILESDHKLRSVVSSELGSVAKQFGTERRTVLLEAGSVPSAALAVPLEVADDPCRVLLSSTGLLARTFDLKPVTEESAARAKHDVLASAVPATARGDVGLVTTAGRVLRLPVIDLPALPPGTAALSGGAAVSEFLRLEDGERPIALTTLDESSPGLALGTVQGVVKRVVPEWPANKDEFEVIALKDGDAVVGAVELRTGEEDLVFITSDAQLLRYQANQVRPQGRPAGGMAGIKLADGARVLSFGAVDPAQDAVVLSVAAATGTLAGEEQSSWKLTPFDQYPRKGRATGGVRCQRFLRGEDGLAFAWAGPLPALGAGSAGQPVALPERDPRRDGSGTPLPTPIAAVGGRM, from the coding sequence ATGGCCCGCCGCAGTTCGCCCACCCCGCCGCCCGGTGACTTCGAGGAGCGGATCCTCGACGTCGATGTCGTGGACGAGATGCAGGGCTCGTTCCTGGAGTACGCCTACTCGGTGATCTACTCCCGGGCCCTGCCGGACGCCCGGGACGGCCTCAAGCCGGTGCACCGCCGGATCCTCTACCAGGCCAACGAGATGGGCCTGCGCCCGGAGCGCGGCCACGTCAAGTGCGCGCGCCTGGTCGGCGAGGTGATGGGCCGGCTGCACCCGCACGGCGACGCCTCGATCTACGACGCGGTGGTGCGCCTGGCGCAGCCGTTCTCGATGCGGCTGCCGCTGATCGACGGCCACGGCAACTTCGGCTCGCTCGGCAACGACGACCCGCCGGCCGCGATGCGCTACACCGAGTCGCGGCTGACCGCGGCCTCGATGTCGATGGTGGAGTCCATCCACGAGGACACCGTCGACTTCGGCCCGAACTACGACGGCTCCGAGCAGGAGCCGCAGGTGCTCCCCTCGGCGTTCCCGAACCTGCTGGTCAACGGCGCCACCGGGATCGCGGTCGGCATGGCCACCAACATGCCGCCGCACAACCTGGCCGAGGTGGTCGCCGCCGCCCGGCACCTGATCAAGCACCCGGCGGCCGACCTCGAGACCCTGATGCGGTTCGTCCCCGGCCCCGACCTGCCCACCGGCGGCCGGATCGTCGGCCTCTCCGGCATCCGGGACGCGTACGAGTCCGGCCGCGGCACCTTCAAGATCCGCGCCACCACCTCGATCGAGAACGTCACCGCCCGCCGCAAGGGCATCGTGGTCACCGAACTGCCGTACACGGTGGGCCCGGAGAAGGTGATCGCGAAGATCAAGGACCTGGTCAACGCGAAGAAGCTGCAGGGCATCGCGGACGTCAAGGACCTCACCGACCGCGAGCACGGCCTGCGCCTGGTCATCGAGGTGAAGAACGGCTTCGTCCCCGAGGCGCTGCTGGAGCAGCTGTACAAGCTGACGCCGATGGAGGAGACCTTCGGCATCAACAACGTCGCGCTGGTCGACGGGCAGCCGCTGACGCTGGGCCTCAAGGAGCTGCTGGAGGTCTACGTCGACCACCGGTTCACGGTGGTCAAGCGGCGCAGCGACTTCCGCCGCCGCAAGCGCCAGGACCGGCTGCACCTGGTCGAGGGCCTGCTGGTCGCGCTGGTCGACATCGACGAGGTGATCGCGGTCATCCGCAGCAGCGACGACGCCGGGCAGGCCAAGGACCGGCTGATGGAGCGCTTCGGCCTCTCCGAGACGCAGACCGCGTACATCCTGGACACGCCGCTGCGCCGGCTCACCCGCTTCGACCGGGTCGAGCTGGAGGCCGAGCAGTCCAAGCTGCTCAAGGAGATCGCCGAGCTGACCGAGATCCTGGAGTCGGACCACAAGCTGCGCTCCGTGGTCTCCTCCGAACTCGGCTCGGTCGCCAAGCAGTTCGGCACCGAGCGGCGCACCGTGCTGCTGGAGGCCGGCTCGGTGCCGTCCGCCGCGCTGGCGGTGCCGCTGGAGGTCGCGGACGACCCGTGCCGGGTGCTGCTGTCCTCCACCGGCCTGCTGGCCAGGACCTTCGACCTGAAGCCGGTCACCGAGGAGTCCGCGGCCCGTGCCAAGCACGACGTGCTGGCCTCCGCCGTCCCGGCCACCGCCCGCGGCGACGTCGGCCTGGTCACCACGGCCGGCCGGGTACTGCGGCTGCCGGTGATCGACCTGCCCGCGCTGCCCCCGGGCACCGCGGCGCTGTCCGGCGGCGCGGCGGTCTCCGAGTTCCTCCGGCTGGAGGACGGCGAGCGGCCGATCGCGCTGACCACGCTGGACGAGTCCTCGCCCGGCCTGGCGCTCGGCACCGTGCAGGGCGTGGTCAAGCGGGTGGTGCCCGAATGGCCCGCCAACAAGGACGAGTTCGAGGTGATCGCGCTCAAGGACGGCGACGCCGTGGTCGGCGCGGTCGAACTGCGCACCGGCGAGGAGGACCTGGTCTTCATCACCTCCGACGCCCAACTGCTGCGCTACCAGGCGAACCAGGTCCGCCCGCAGGGCCGCCCGGCCGGCGGCATGGCCGGCATCAAGCTGGCCGACGGCGCGCGGGTGCTCTCCTTCGGCGCGGTCGACCCGGCGCAGGACGCGGTGGTGCTGTCGGTCGCCGCCGCCACCGGCACGCTGGCCGGCGAGGAGCAGAGCAGCTGGAAGCTCACCCCGTTCGACCAGTACCCGCGCAAGGGCCGGGCCACCGGCGGCGTCCGCTGCCAGCGCTTCCTGCGCGGCGAGGACGGCCTCGCCTTCGCCTGGGCCGGCCCGCTGCCCGCGCTCGGCGCGGGCAGCGCCGGCCAGCCGGTCGCCCTCCCCGAGCGCGACCCGCGCCGCGACGGCTCCGGCACCCCGCTGCCGACCCCGATCGCCGCGGTCGGCGGCCGGATGTAG
- a CDS encoding sucrase ferredoxin: MSTCTTLSRELTEPLSATAATATTWLLLEQSGPWGAQALTGSHLDPELGAALDRAAEGTGVRIALIRRPGRHADTDGTARHEVLLAHTSPADPWVRRGHLASAAELLALDFAALGAGDHGSFGAPHVGGPIALVCTNGRRDRCCALLGRPLAAEIAAAGHSEVWEVTHLGGHRFSPTMLVLPHGYAYGRLTAESAKEVLAATAAGQTAFAHSRGRSFWPRPAQAAEQAVRELTGEGAADALTLRQSPGGSPWTVEVRHADGRRWRAAVAESASEPPRPESCGKAPGTPSRMDVVHLVELPEVSAGSEGSEPSPAAP, translated from the coding sequence GTGAGCACCTGTACGACGCTGTCGCGCGAACTGACCGAGCCGCTGAGCGCCACCGCGGCCACCGCCACCACCTGGCTGCTGCTCGAACAGTCCGGTCCCTGGGGCGCGCAGGCGCTCACCGGCAGCCACCTGGACCCGGAGCTGGGCGCCGCGCTGGACCGCGCCGCCGAGGGCACCGGCGTCCGGATCGCGCTGATCCGCCGTCCCGGCCGGCACGCCGACACCGACGGGACCGCCCGGCACGAGGTGCTGCTCGCGCACACCTCGCCCGCCGACCCGTGGGTCCGCCGCGGGCACCTCGCCTCCGCCGCCGAGCTGCTCGCCCTGGACTTCGCCGCCCTGGGCGCGGGCGACCACGGCTCCTTCGGCGCCCCGCACGTCGGCGGCCCGATCGCCCTGGTGTGCACCAACGGCCGCCGGGACCGCTGCTGCGCGCTGCTCGGCCGCCCGCTGGCGGCCGAGATCGCGGCGGCCGGCCACAGCGAGGTCTGGGAGGTCACCCACCTGGGCGGCCACCGCTTCTCCCCCACCATGCTGGTGCTGCCGCACGGCTACGCGTACGGGCGGCTGACCGCCGAGTCCGCCAAGGAGGTGCTGGCGGCGACCGCCGCCGGGCAGACCGCGTTCGCCCACTCCCGCGGCCGCTCGTTCTGGCCGCGCCCGGCGCAGGCCGCCGAACAGGCGGTCCGCGAGCTGACCGGCGAGGGCGCCGCCGACGCCCTGACGCTGCGCCAGTCCCCCGGCGGCTCCCCGTGGACGGTGGAGGTCCGGCACGCCGACGGCCGCCGCTGGCGGGCCGCCGTCGCCGAGTCGGCGAGCGAGCCGCCGCGCCCGGAGAGCTGCGGCAAGGCGCCGGGCACCCCGTCCCGGATGGACGTCGTACACCTCGTGGAACTCCCGGAGGTCTCGGCGGGCTCGGAGGGCTCGGAGCCGTCGCCCGCCGCCCCCTGA
- a CDS encoding M16 family metallopeptidase has protein sequence MANPAPASGLAITEHRLANGLRVVLSEDHLTPVAAVCLWYDVGSRHEVKGRTGLAHLFEHLMFQGSANVSNNGHFELVQGAGGSLNGTTSFERTNYFETMPAHQLELALWLEADRMGSLLAALDETSMENQRDVVKNERRQRYDNVPYGTAFEKLTALSFPDGHPYHHTPIGSMADLDAATLEDARTFFRTYYAPNNAVLSIVGDLDPEQAIAWVEKYFGTIPAHDGKQPPRDGSLPDTLGTEVRELVREDVPSRALMAAYRLPHDGTREADAADLALTILGSGESSRLYNRLVRRDRTAVAAGFGLLRLSGAPSLGWLDVKAGGDATLERIEAAVDEELARFAAEGPTAAELERAQAQIEREWLDRLTTVAGRADELCRYAVLFGDPKLVNQALPKVLDVTAEEVRAVAAARLRPDNRAVLVYEPTGDEDRNESDQSDQSDEETAA, from the coding sequence ATGGCCAACCCCGCGCCCGCAAGCGGCCTCGCCATCACCGAACACCGCCTGGCCAACGGCCTGCGCGTGGTGCTCTCCGAGGACCACCTCACCCCGGTCGCCGCGGTCTGCCTCTGGTACGACGTCGGCTCCCGGCACGAGGTCAAGGGGCGCACCGGCCTCGCCCACCTCTTCGAGCACCTGATGTTCCAGGGCTCGGCGAACGTCTCCAACAACGGGCACTTCGAACTGGTCCAGGGCGCCGGCGGCTCGCTCAACGGCACCACCAGCTTCGAGCGCACCAACTACTTCGAGACCATGCCCGCCCACCAGCTGGAGCTCGCGCTCTGGCTGGAGGCCGACCGGATGGGCTCGCTGCTCGCCGCGCTGGACGAGACGTCCATGGAGAACCAGCGCGACGTGGTGAAGAACGAGCGCCGCCAGCGCTACGACAACGTGCCCTACGGCACCGCGTTCGAGAAGCTCACCGCGCTGTCCTTCCCCGACGGCCACCCCTACCACCACACCCCGATCGGCTCGATGGCCGACCTGGACGCCGCCACGCTGGAGGACGCCCGGACGTTCTTCCGCACCTACTACGCGCCCAACAACGCGGTGCTGTCGATCGTCGGCGACCTCGACCCCGAGCAGGCCATCGCCTGGGTGGAGAAGTACTTCGGCACGATCCCGGCCCACGACGGCAAGCAGCCGCCGCGCGACGGCTCGCTGCCCGACACCCTCGGCACCGAGGTGCGCGAGCTGGTCCGCGAGGACGTCCCGTCCCGCGCGCTGATGGCCGCCTACCGGCTGCCGCACGACGGCACCCGCGAGGCCGACGCCGCCGACCTGGCGCTGACCATCCTCGGCAGCGGCGAGTCGTCCCGGCTCTACAACCGGCTGGTGCGCCGCGACCGCACCGCCGTCGCGGCCGGCTTCGGCCTGCTGCGGCTCTCCGGCGCCCCCTCGCTCGGCTGGCTGGACGTCAAGGCCGGCGGCGACGCCACCCTGGAGCGGATCGAGGCCGCCGTCGACGAGGAGCTCGCCCGGTTCGCCGCCGAGGGCCCCACCGCCGCCGAACTCGAGCGCGCCCAGGCCCAGATCGAGCGCGAGTGGCTGGACCGGCTGACCACGGTGGCCGGCCGGGCCGACGAACTCTGCCGCTACGCCGTCCTGTTCGGCGACCCGAAGCTGGTCAACCAGGCCCTGCCGAAGGTCCTCGACGTCACCGCCGAGGAGGTCCGGGCCGTCGCCGCCGCGCGGCTGCGCCCCGACAACCGGGCCGTGCTGGTGTACGAGCCGACCGGCGACGAAGACCGCAACGAGAGCGACCAGAGCGACCAGAGCGACGAGGAGACCGCGGCGTGA